In Salinibacterium sp. ZJ70, one DNA window encodes the following:
- a CDS encoding SPFH domain-containing protein: MDLPAQNVTIIAVVSLVIVVLAIFAFVAGRIKRVPPNSAMVVVGRGAGSSKLTTEPDAGQRVVIGGRVFIWPILQQGFLVSLEQRQIGIVVEGVDKNFIKLAIQASVNFKVSGTAEGVRRAAQRFLSQQGSLTQIIQQSLEGSLRSIIGNMPIQEIISNRNALSEAVVEATKLDLAEQGLQVDLLNISDISTPGTSYLADLGRAEAALARQNAEVKEAETQRASEFARIEAAEQIAERQKALSLKQAAIKAETDRANAEANAAGQLATAEQDRIVAAEQRQALAEQARVEQERLDITVRKPAEADAYATVQAAQAERDAANAATEADAYKRTRIAEANKVAAVQDAEAAAEAVRLAGTAERDRQVALAEGVRAEGEARGAAIAAEGLAEARAIDAKAEALKKYGEAALASEIIARLPEITRAVAEPLAAISNLTVVSTDGASALTKTVAQVASEVPTVVQNLTGLDLRKLIGDITTGNGGTTPTRGKASAPKADTAE, encoded by the coding sequence GTGGATCTTCCCGCCCAGAATGTGACCATCATCGCGGTGGTCTCGCTCGTCATCGTCGTCCTGGCGATCTTCGCGTTCGTCGCAGGGCGCATCAAGCGCGTTCCGCCGAACTCCGCCATGGTCGTCGTCGGCCGCGGCGCCGGCTCCAGCAAGCTGACGACGGAGCCGGACGCCGGCCAGCGCGTCGTCATCGGCGGCCGCGTCTTCATCTGGCCGATCCTGCAGCAGGGCTTCCTCGTCTCGCTCGAGCAGCGCCAGATCGGCATCGTCGTCGAAGGCGTCGACAAGAACTTCATCAAGCTCGCGATCCAGGCCTCGGTCAACTTCAAGGTCTCCGGAACCGCCGAGGGCGTGCGCCGCGCTGCCCAGCGATTCCTGTCGCAGCAGGGCTCGCTGACGCAGATCATCCAGCAGTCGCTCGAAGGATCGCTGCGTTCGATCATCGGCAACATGCCGATCCAGGAGATCATCTCCAACCGCAACGCGCTCTCCGAGGCCGTCGTCGAGGCCACGAAGCTCGACCTCGCCGAACAGGGCCTGCAGGTCGACCTGCTCAACATCTCGGACATCTCGACGCCCGGCACGAGCTACCTCGCCGACCTCGGTCGCGCCGAAGCCGCCCTCGCCCGCCAGAACGCCGAGGTCAAGGAAGCCGAGACCCAGCGCGCCTCCGAGTTCGCACGCATCGAGGCAGCCGAGCAGATCGCCGAGCGCCAGAAGGCCCTCAGTCTCAAGCAGGCCGCCATCAAGGCCGAGACCGACCGCGCCAACGCCGAGGCGAACGCCGCCGGACAGCTCGCGACGGCCGAACAGGACCGCATCGTCGCCGCCGAACAGCGTCAGGCTCTCGCGGAGCAGGCGCGCGTCGAGCAGGAGCGCCTCGACATCACCGTCCGCAAGCCCGCGGAGGCCGACGCCTACGCCACGGTCCAGGCAGCCCAGGCCGAGCGCGACGCCGCCAACGCGGCGACCGAAGCCGACGCCTACAAGCGCACCCGCATCGCCGAGGCGAACAAGGTAGCCGCGGTGCAGGACGCCGAGGCCGCCGCCGAGGCCGTGCGTCTCGCCGGTACCGCCGAGCGCGACCGCCAGGTCGCTCTCGCCGAGGGTGTGCGCGCCGAGGGTGAAGCCCGCGGTGCCGCGATCGCCGCCGAGGGTCTCGCCGAAGCCCGGGCGATCGACGCCAAAGCCGAAGCGCTCAAGAAGTACGGCGAGGCCGCCCTCGCGTCCGAGATCATCGCGCGCCTGCCCGAGATCACGCGCGCGGTCGCCGAGCCGCTCGCCGCGATCAGCAACCTCACGGTCGTCTCGACCGACGGCGCATCCGCGCTCACCAAGACGGTCGCACAGGTCGCGAGCGAGGTGCCGACGGTCGTGCAGAACCTCACCGGGCTCGACCTGCGCAAGCTCATCGGAGACATCACGACGGGCAACGGCGGCACCACGCCGACGCGCGGCAAGGCCTCCGCGCCGAAGGCCGACACCGCCGAGTAG
- a CDS encoding NfeD family protein has protein sequence MLPFLIVGGIGLLLVLVSLLFDEILDFLDGAISGTAVGSAFVVFGASGAIAISNGLPDWSSYLISGVIGVAVYIAVQLLIRSLRRSEDGTPSSPVGLYGVTRSNVTTTSGEVSLDGPGEIETRLAFADEPIPRDTRIRVIEMQGSRVRIERAVSTTPTD, from the coding sequence ATGCTGCCCTTCCTCATCGTCGGCGGAATCGGCCTCCTGCTGGTTCTGGTCTCCCTCCTCTTCGACGAGATCCTCGACTTCCTCGACGGCGCGATCTCGGGAACAGCGGTCGGAAGCGCGTTCGTCGTCTTCGGCGCCTCGGGTGCCATCGCGATCTCGAACGGCCTCCCGGATTGGTCGTCGTACCTCATCTCCGGCGTCATCGGCGTGGCCGTGTACATCGCGGTGCAGCTGCTCATCCGCAGCCTCCGCCGCAGCGAAGACGGCACCCCGAGCTCGCCCGTCGGCCTCTACGGCGTGACGCGCTCCAACGTCACCACGACCTCGGGCGAGGTGAGCCTCGACGGCCCCGGCGAGATCGAGACGCGTCTCGCCTTCGCCGACGAGCCGATCCCGCGCGACACCCGCATCCGCGTCATCGAGATGCAGGGATCCCGGGTGCGCATCGAGCGCGCCGTCTCGACCACCCCCACCGACTGA